GTCTCGCTCAGCTATAGTGAGTTCAGTGCGACGCTTAACATGTCGCAACCTCAACTTCTCGAGTTCGAGGGCTGCAGTTAAGAAGAGAGTTCTAGCGTGGAGATGATCATCTTGTGGGTCAGTGCAGGCTCGTAATTCATCCTCAAGAGCCCTCTCCAAATCTGGACCTTTGATGCGAGGACCTGTGAAACCTAGTTCGATTAAAAGCTGTCGTGGATGTGGCATGCCAGCTCTCTCCCAACAGCTTATAATGCAATCACTGGATATGCCAACTAACTCATCATCACTAGCATCAAGATTTTCATGATCTGTCAAATTGGTGTCATTCTGTGCCACTTCTATTGAAGAAGATAATGATGCATTTAGTCTGTCAAAAAACTCACCAACAGTTATTTGCTCTTTACTATGACTTTCTTCAAATATATTCTCTATAAGTCTAGGATCTATACTGTTCATTTTCAGCTCACTACAAAGGGATAATGCCTGCTCATAATTGATATGTTTGTTATGGTCAAAACTAGCTGAAGTAGTTCCATTGTCACCCGAAGAAAGTCGCTCGCGATTATCCATAGCAGAAGTGCTGCGACGGTACTTCATCCGCTGAGAATTTCGAATTCGCTTATCTTCAGTGTCAATTCGGGAAACTGAGGCAGCTCGAGGACTAGGGCATTCATCTGAAACTGTAGGTGATCTTTGTGGTCTTGAACGGCGGCCGTATTTTTTTGATCCAAAAACTATTCTCGGCGCCACTTCACGTCCAGAAGAATCTTCGTCACTTTGTGATAGGCCAGCAATAGGGGTAGAAGCTGCTGTCAAAGATACAGTAGTGGATGCAGTAGGAGTTGGCGATCCGATGGCGTCTTTGGAGACCGTAGAAGAGTCCCCGCCACCGAGCACAGACAGCAGACCGTTTCGAAACTGTGTGAAGGTGACCCGGTCTGTACGTCGCTCGAACAGAGAATCGACGAGCGCGGCACCGCGGTCCTCCAGCTGTAATGCGTCACACAACTGAACAACAGCTGACCTGTTCAAAGCTTCTTCGTCATCAACGTCGAAAGTCTTGAACACAGAATATAGCTGTTTTTCGTAATGATTCATAGACAGAGAATCCATACTTATAGTCCCCATATATAAGAAGAAGGAGAACTAAACAATTGCATTACGACATCACATAATTTTTACTTGCTAGAgtatttacaaacatataaaaaatatcctcaCTTCCAATCCAACAAATCCCAATTCTTGCAAAAAattgtagaaataaaatatgtcaacATCAAAATGTTATGTCAATGTCACTCTTGACAATTGGAAGGAATATAAAGACTATTTACACCTTAGAGAATAGATaataatagggcatattacacAAAgttcagcgcagatggcgctattTGTACAACAAAGGTACACAAAcgttgccaatggaggcaaaaagcgccaattttcaatattgttgcattGTTGATTTACGACctaaaataccttctacgcaatcgtggtgcgagtttaaaggaaaaaggaaggattttgTGGAtaatcctgaaaataataacactaggttgaaaaaattttgaaaactataGAATACGTTTTACGAATATGaaccagtaaacggtcgaaaagcaggtcggaacacttcacacgtgaagacttattcaAATATGAACTTCATACAGATAAGATCTTCtgtcaaaatcaattttattagtttattaccacagttgaccaaataatgcaataCTTATTACTATTTTCAGTTAACCGCCCTTCAGTTTTCTCATGGTCTAAAACTGTGTGGTTAATGGATTATGTTGAAAAAGTGGTGGTCTAAAATAATATGCATATCCCAATCCCACAAACAGTGCAATGTGATATCAATAGTGTTCaataattatacctaataAAGGTGTTGTGTTTTACAATGGACTTGAATCATTTAGCAAATACGTTTTGTATTTGCTACACTTAAGCCTACTctataatccactaaatccttctttttttcttttaaactcgcaccacggtTGCGAAGAAGGTATTTTAGTCGTCatctttttgcctccattagCAATTTCTGTTGTTAACCCTAGTCTTACCTAGTGTAGTtctaccagtagcgccatctgcgctgaacTTTGCGTAATCTTCTTggccttatcccactcatgtggggtcggcacagtatgtaagttccttccattttgttctgtcatttgccatattcattgatactcctttcctgttcatactatacTTGACACACTctatccatttcttcttaggtctttctctattcctggaaccctttatttctatctttaatgccctttgagtgacgtgattttcatctcttcttaaaatatgcccgTACCAGCCTAAcctataactatgtaatttctcATTAACTGGTGCTACTTTCATACTTCCTCTTACATACTCATTccttattttatcttatctaGTTACCCCGCACATCCATCTCAGCATTCGCTTCTCTGTCGCATGAAGTTTCCTTTCGTCCGTCACTTTCGTCGCCCAACATTCAGATCCATACATTATGACAGGTCTGATAACTGCCTTATAAATTTTTCCTTTCAATTTAAGGGGAATATTAGGGTCACACGTTACACCCGTCACTTGTCTCCATTTTGAAATATGGTTGGTTACATCCTGGTCAATATCACCATCACTTTCCACAAGTGAGCCTAGGTACTTGAAATTGGAGCAGACTGGTAAGGTCACACCACTTAAGAGAATTGGAGATAAAAGAGAGGGATATATATGCACTATTCCATCATCGGATGCAGGAGCATCAATGTGCCACGTACACGTGTCTACTTGGCACTGTGCGAATTTGGTACTCCCAAGAACTTTTTGATTCAATCGGTGTATTGCTATCCTTTTCGTTAGCTCTACCTCTCTACTTGTGTGTGCGCTGATATAAGGTAAGGTGAGTGTACATGTAATACCTATGTTAAACATCGCAATGGGTAAGAAAGAGAGGTCTGGCTACTTAAGTACTTATGTACCTTACATTGTATTAAAAAGTTGTAAGTAGTATTGGCTCCAGaataatctttataatatatctatatgacCGTGCTAGGTAAATTACTTTACTCCAGATGGTCGTTCGATAGTGGTGTGTGACAAACAAATTCGTGAATCGATAGGTTAAATCTATCGATAACCTATCGATTCACGCATTTGTTTGTCACACTATCCATCTAAATAGGTACATCGcggggcccttctaaatctataaaaaatatatgcattcCTTTCAGTTGCGTTGCGCAACGTATTGCAATACAACTTAGCAACTTACTATGAGGTAAGTAGACCCTTTTGGGTTTGGGCTTCTTGGAATCTAGTCTtggccaattttgaaaattctttatattatttcctgtcaatgtcaatttattattagtaaagtaggtaggtacctacctaggtgGTACCTACTTGAGGCTTCCTTCTGTTCTATATTGTTATTGTGCTAatgtaaacaaagaaaaagaaaattttatgtgCATGTGTTAGTAATCctatttgttgaaaaatttcttggagataataaaaagtgtaattcacagatataataaaacgaatcacgtaaaacaattaaacatggctgtcacaaaatacaaaaaatacaaatactacCAAAAATTAGTAGATGTCAAACGAAATATGTTTGATTCTGAAAACAGCGTTGGcctaaaaaatgtttgtccTACTTGCTATTCCATATTTTTAGTAGTTGCACTTTTTACGTGTTCATTTGcagcattatatatttacaaagaatTATTCTGCGGTGGCCAATCTAGCACGTATATACCTACGCACGTATATACGCCTGAAACTATTGAGACGTATCTCGATCGAGAACAGTATAGAGATACTCTAGTTGAGAAGGTCGTATCTTGTTACTACAACACGCCCATTCCTGACGCTTTAAATCAACTGTTGCCTAATAACATACACCCGCATCTCTGCACACACATCAATGTGGCATTTGCTCGGGTGGTAGACAAAGAAATTGCCCTTGAGGACattcaatataaaacattGGTGCAATTACAGCAgctgaagaaaataaatcctaagcttaaaatattattgtctgTGGGTGGGGCTGGAAATGATAATGGATTTTCTGAGATGGTCATTGATCATGCATCTAGAAAAGTATTcattaaatctataaaaaatattttgaaaaattacacaCTAGATGGGATTGATTTGGATTGGGAGTTTCCAGCTTTACATGGTACACAGCTGGCTTTGGCTAAACGTGAGAGGCAGCATTTCTCTCAGCTTCTCCAAGAAATCAGGAGGGAGTATGTTAGAGAAAAGAGGAACTATTTACTGACAGTAGCTGTGGCCGCACAACAGACAATAGTGGATGTGTCCTATGATGTTGACCAACTCAATTTGTATACTGATTTCATTAACATAATGACATATGATTATCATTTCTATTCCAAATATACACCATTTACTGGTTTGAACTCTCCATTATTTGTAAGATCTGATGAACAGTTGTTCTTATCTTCTCTCAACATAAACTTCACTGTTCATATGTATTTAGATAAAGGCCTTGAAAGAAATAAGAT
This genomic stretch from Plodia interpunctella isolate USDA-ARS_2022_Savannah chromosome 16, ilPloInte3.2, whole genome shotgun sequence harbors:
- the Cht11 gene encoding chitotriosidase-1, producing MAVTKYKKYKYYQKLVDVKRNMFDSENSVGLKNVCPTCYSIFLVVALFTCSFAALYIYKELFCGGQSSTYIPTHVYTPETIETYLDREQYRDTLVEKVVSCYYNTPIPDALNQLLPNNIHPHLCTHINVAFARVVDKEIALEDIQYKTLVQLQQLKKINPKLKILLSVGGAGNDNGFSEMVIDHASRKVFIKSIKNILKNYTLDGIDLDWEFPALHGTQLALAKRERQHFSQLLQEIRREYVREKRNYLLTVAVAAQQTIVDVSYDVDQLNLYTDFINIMTYDYHFYSKYTPFTGLNSPLFVRSDEQLFLSSLNINFTVHMYLDKGLERNKIVIGIPTYGHTFTLVNADNTKVGSPASGFGSLGSKGFINYPDICSFLASKSNVTVKQDHEAKVPYLYKDLDWVSYDSPQSVIAKAMYIKDYGLRGAMIYSLNADDYNGSCGGDQGEGVKFPLLKSVTNVLSNNTSLENQEKGEY